The window agtacattttaattatcGTACTTAAATAATTTTAATTAAGTTCCGTACTCGATGCAGTATTTTTacttgaaaatgtgtgtttatgtacacATTTTTGCCCCTGGAGACCATCCCggtgctgtggaagacgtcctgcgtTGTTCCTGTCCCTAAAAAGACGACTCCTTCTGGGCTCAATGACTATGGGccagtagctctcacatctcatgtgatgaaggtgctggagagactggtcttGTCCCATCTCAGGCCGAAGGAGAGATCATTTCTAgaccctctgcaatttgcctaccagcctcacctgggggtggacAATGCTtttatctacctgctgcagcgtgctcactcgtacctggatggatcggggtgcactgtgagaatcacctttgatttctccagtgcattcaacacgatccagccacggctactgagtgacaagctgcaggctatgagggtacacacgtccaccatctcctggattgccaactacctcacagacaggccacagtatgtccggctgggcagtgttctgtctgatgtggtggttggtagtacaggagccccacagggaACTGTGCcgtctcctttcctgttcaccttatacaccactgactttcaatacaactcagagtcatgccacctgcagaaatgttcggatgactctgcagtggtagggtgtatgagggatggacaggaggaggagtacagagcgctgaTGGAGGATgttgtggagtggactggaagaaaccatctgcttctgaatgtgaccagaccagagagatggtcattgacttcaggaggaagaggacgtctccactgcccctgtgcattctgggtgaggatgttgttgtggtggaggactacaagtactTGGGAGTGCACCTCAACAACGGACTaaactggagggccaacactgatgctgtgtacaagaaggggatgagccaaCTCTATATtgtgaggaagctgagatccttcaaggtgtgcagcaagatgttggagatcttctaaccatctgttgttgctagtgcactctcctttatccttttttaaatgtgattgattTCATTGACTGAAAATTGCCTACAAGTGTCTGTGTGCCtttaatacttattttattcatcatgtATGTATAAAGTTAACTGcttcagctgctgcttttgttttattttgaaataactgCTGGCAGATCTGGTGGGGGTGCACGGGGGAGCTTTGTTACTGTAGATTCCCATGAttcaatgtttaattatttgaaaaagaaaacatgttgtcaTAGACTTATCTTTGTTATTACAAATCTGTTAGGAAATCAGTGTAGTTGTAGTTTTAATGAAAGAGATAAGTTATAAGAACAATAAAGTCACAGAACGTGTCCAACACAAAGAGGTTATGATGAAACAAAGGGAAGGTGTTCGGATATGCTCCAAAATAATGACCTTATCTGTTCAGTATACATACATATTAGTGACACTATCTATATTTCTAAATATGGACTGGCTGAATAATGTCTTATTAATacacattgaacatttttagtacatgacatttttgaatattttattgtatattgtaaaatatgttgattGGACTAAGggcctgtacacacacagtaacacacaggtGTGATTGGTGAATAACAGTAAtgtcattaacacacacacacacacacacacacacacacacacacacacacacacacacacacacacacacacacacacacacacacacacacacacacacacacacacacacacacacacacattgaaatcaacaatgttttttttattttgaaatgttcttattGTCACAGTGACATCAGTGTCCTGGGACAGAGGTCGATGGTCCTTCCCCTGGTTCTGAGTTTACTTTTGGAAGTTGCTCATCCTCTTTGTCCTTTTCCTCTGAAGGACCTCCCTGCTCAGAGCCCGCCCTCTGTGTGGGGCCCTCAGCACTGTCCTCCATCCTCGCTGGGAGCAACATCCAGGAACTCTGCAGTATGTTGCCGATAGTAATCCGCTGCTCCACAGCAGGGTCCAGCATTCTGCGGATAAGGTCCTTTGCCTCCGGCGAGACAGATGGAACGTCAGGGAAGTTAACGATATGCTGAATTTGAATTCGCAGCATCTTCCTGACGTTGGTGGCATCATAGGGCATTGCTGCATGAAGCATCATGTACAGCACAACAGCCATACTCCACACATCAGACACTCTGGGGTCGTATGGAACATTTCTGGAAATCTCAGGTGCTACATAGCTGTAGGTGCCGCAGGTGGTCTCACTCAGCACCACGCGCCCGTGTGCATAAGTGAGCCTCTTGCTGAAACCAAAGTCACACACTTTGAGGTTGTGATGCTTGTCCAGCAGCAGGTTCTCACACTTCAGGTCTCTGTGAACTACATCCATGTTGTGCAGATATTGGACTGCCTCACACAGCTGTGTGAAAAGCCTGCAGGCTGCATGTTCAGGTAAGGGCCCCGCAGCATTGATATGTTTCAAGAGGTCTCCTTTCCTACAGAGCTCCATCACCACATACACCTagagacacacagagcacaGTGACCCTCTCTCCAGTCAAATATCTGCAACACTAATAACATGTCCTCCAACCTCtaactgaatgtgtgtttagtGCCAATAAAGGGATATTGGAAAgttaagataagatggacctttattgatcctaaatgaatgtgttttagcagcagcagaataacagagacacacagacagcacagaGGAGAATACACACAAGgaaataagaatacaaataagAGTTGACCATGCTAAATGTTATATGTGCTTAACATCAGCATCCAGCTTTGACATATttgaacaacaacacagataaagacattttttattctacTGGTACTCTTAAGTTTACCCGTTATAAGATGCTTTTCCCTATTGTCTTTGTACGTGAGGGGGAAAAGTTGGGATAAGGTCTGTGTATTTactacattatacatttaaagggCATTATGACAGATGTTACATTCAGTCAAGCTGTGAAAAAGAGCTCACAGAAACAATGAATGCATAAGGAAAGATCATAGTTTGGGCTAATAATACTACTTTTGTAAGTTTAGCGTAACTTTTTCCTCATGGCTACATATGACCATATGGTTATGATGTCAGATTGTCCTCTGCTGTGTCTTTGGATACAACGTTTTCGGGTTTTCAGTAGATCTTGTTCACACAGACAACAGTCCAGACACGCTTCATTTAAAGCTGCTCCTTATTTATGACTTACTTGCTGTGGTTTTTTCAATTATGGTTCATATTAAGGGGAATGAAGGGTCAGACTAGTTTCTAAATGCTCACACGAGCTAAGTACAGCTTTTATAAAtcaaactaaacaaatgaaagaaatgtgttaCCTTGTTTCTGTGTATTTCAAAGATGTCTAGGGTCTTGATAATGTTGGGATGGTTAAGAGACCTGATGATCTCCCTTTCCCGAGACAAAAACTTTGCCAGGTAACTAACATCAACCTTTCTTTTGTCTATAACCTTTATGGCTACGCTTCTCTTCAGGCGGGTGGAATATGCACTCATCACTTTGCCGAACATCCCCTCTCCCAGGTTACTCTTGAAGGTGTAGCCACGGCTCTCCATCAACACTTTGTTCATGTTGGATGTTGATGACCGCAGAGGGATCAGGTCCTGAATCAGCCCAGCCCTGCAGGTTGCGCAGTGGAATGCCACCTGTTCAGATCGGAAGGGTTTTAGTACCATGATACTGTGACATCATCTTCTAGAATCCTTCTGAGAACTTGACTTCAGAACTGCATGTTAACTGTTTCTCTTCCCATCGCTACGTCACTAAGGGTTGAATCTAAGTTTGAATGTGCTGTGTTTGTTGGTAAGAAAGCTGTCCTTTAGTATCTGCTTGCTTTCTGTTGCACGACAGTTTTGAGTAATCCTTTGGAGCATGTCCGTCCCTTGATTTAAAAATGGATACTCAACATTGCAGcatttttacagtatttttacaatattccaaaccTTAGATACAGTATAAAAACCTCTGCTTCTGCAATGATATCAGTTCAAAAATTATATATCTCAGctgataataaacaaacaattgaaTAATTGATACACAGCTGATTTATGTTGGGTAAATTGGGCCAACCACAGCTGATTCCAGTCTGGCTTAGACTCAGTGGCAGTAAAAGGAGGACTTTGAGGAGTGATGTttttggaaacagaaacagaaacagaaaaagacaaacactgtaATGTCTGGACGAGGAAGAGTAAGAGCAAGGGGCCCAGGGAGAAGAGCAGGCccagtgagagatgcagtgagaggtacaggagcagtgagagatgcagtgagaggtgcaggagcagtgagagatgcagtgagaggtgcaggatgagtgagagatgcagtgagaggtgcaggagcagtgagaggagcaggtgcagtgagaggagcaggtgcagagagaggaacagggCAAGGGAGAAGAGCaggtgcagagagaggagcagggcCAGGGAGAAGAGCAGGCCCAAGGAGAGGGCAAGGTAGAGGTGTAAGAATGCGTGGTGGTGGTGACATTCCAAGGGCTGGAAGAACAGTAGTGAGTTATGGAATTGGAGGCCAACCAGGCCCCTCATGAATTCATATACATAGATGAGGCAGGATTCAATCTGGCCAAAAGGCGTCGACGTGGACGAAATGTAATTGGAAAAAGGGCCACAGTTGATGTGCCAGGACAGAGAGGGGCAAACATTACCATGTGTACAGCAATTGCAAATGCAGGATTACTCCTTCACAGATGTCAGGTTGGACCCTACAATTCCCGAGCGCCTCCTTGCCTTTCTCAATGATTTCCACCAGCGGCTGGTTACAGAGCAGGATCAGGAGGGTGAAAACATGAGGACCTTTGTAATCACCTGGGACAATGTGGTTTTCATCATTCGCAAGCAATAACAACATGGTTTGAAGTCCACCCAAGACTGGTACGCCTCTTCCTTCCACCCTATTCACCTTTCCTCAACCCCATAGAGGAGTTCTTTTCTGCATGGAGGTGGAAGGTTTGTGACCATCAGCCACATGACCAGATGTCCCTCCTTGAAGCCATGGATGCTGGCTGCAGGGACATCACAGTTGATGACtaccagagagatggtcattggATCCGACATACCAAGCGGTTTCATCCCAGATGCATTGCCTTGGATAATATCAGATGCGatgttgatgaaaacatgtgGCCTAACCCTGAAGATCGCAGAGATTAGATTCagtcattttgtgcttttttatatttttttgttcagaaTGCTCTTGTGTGTTTCATGGATATTTTGTTCACTGTAAGCAATACTGTAAAACTTTTTCTGTTCTATCATACTGTAAACAGTATTTCTACTGTACCTCCTGTagtaaacagtaaagggaaaaaaCAGATTTGCTTTTTACTTGAATGCTTTTGAATGTGAACCTTGTGGACATACAGTTCCCAAATAAGAAATTTAGTGTAAAAACGGTGGATTGCATGTTTTGCATGCACATTCctgtaaaactgaaacataaaaGTCCATGCAGTTTTTGTAATGTCAACAATAGCCAGTATTTTGAAACCTGGTGTACTTTGATTGACTGCAAATGTTATTCTTTGACAGAATAATTTCATTTTGAGTCAGATTTCCAGTGTTTTGGTAAAGTTAGTGTGTGCAGAGAAAGATGTgttctattttgaaatgaagaGTTAGTATATAtttaactaaatgtgtttttgagaagAAAATTATCTATTTGGCCAATTGTGTTTTGTAGATGTGAGTCTGTGTTAAGAGTTTAGAAAAAGTGTCTGAAATATGGGTAAGCGCTTGTTAGCgattgaaaaaaactgtaatctAAAGAAGACCATTTTAATTTTTTCAGGCAATAAgctgttgtgtttaaagtttaGTTTGAAGAAGGAACATCTCTTGCTTATGTGCTTCATTGATTGACTGAGCTGTACAAAGAACTAGTGATAAATGTTGAAGCCTGTGCAGATGTAAGGTGTCTGTATTCTGCGGATTAAACCTGACTGTTTTGCACTCCTCCTCTTTGTGTCTTGAATAGTTTTGCCCATTACAATGAAAAAGTCTCATAACGTGTGAGTTAGTAGCTTGAGACTCATATTTTGACCCAGGCTATCACAGCATCATCACTCACTGAGAAACTGTGGCCTGTCATGTGGATTACATTGTTATGAACATTAGCATAGCTCTGTAGTGAATATTAAAAATACCAGCCATACTTTTGttgtcttcttctgtttgttttatttttgaatgatcAAGTCAATGCATTATCCATTATGTTTTATTGGTTAGTTTGCAGTTATTTCTTTAATCATTTGTTatcagtatttttatttgacctcTAAAGCAGGCTCTACAGGGGTGCATAGGCATGCATTGCAGCCCCAATTGAATTGTATGCACCCTCTATTGAAAAAAGGCAAGGGAgtgaaaaatattataaatataataacaataataatttcattgaaaacaaaacaaatttgaattgaaatgaaataacattgtctgctgcatttattttgtccaCCAAAATGGTAAGTAACGTTATAATGTCAGGTGCGCGTGACCTGCGCCGCTGCGTCATTTGCATAGTGCGTGCTCAGCAGTGCAGTGACCTGCGTCTGTGGAGAAGCATggataaacaaaaatgtttaaagcaaCCATCATTGATCGCCAGCAACATTGCATCTACTGCAGACAATAGCAACAAATAATCAATGCCTTGATTTACAATATGTTCTCACATGTTTTATCAGTGCAGTTTTGTGGTAGTAAAGTTGTGTGCCACTTTGGACTGGATGAAATATTTCAGAATAGCACTTTTAACACACTTGAAATGTTCTCGCTTACTTGgtttcaaaacataaataatgtcGTAATATGTTCATTGGGGACCAGAACATCAATACTATTTTTCATTGCTGTTGCCGGCCACTGTAGCTTACTGCTGCACTCCCTCTAATCTCAGATGCACCCCACGTCATTTTGTTCTTAACCGGGCATCTTCTACAGCCTTTTGGAAATCCTGGCTACAGATGTCTGTTAGATATCAGAGGAGTGTGTTTATTTACGTCTTCCAGCAGATGGCGGCAGGAAACAACCATCTGCCCCGCATGTGAAGTCAGAGAAAGACAGGCGTATGATTTATGCTGTGCAGTTGTAGATATGTTTATGCAAAGGAACTAAATGCTTTAAAAGTTCAATGTCACATGTTCCCATAATTGTTCAGGAGCAACAAACCACACAGGCAGGATCACAGTCCAAACCAGCGAGCTCCATGTAGGACAGTTGGTGCTGCACGGGCTCCATGCTTCCACTGTGTCCTGCAGATGTTTGTGGACGGCCTCTTCATACTTTTCAACATCAGGAAACCATTAGCACAAAACGATTAGCGGCCGTCTATCTCTCCCCAGCTTACTCTTTTGTTCACACCTCTCCGCCGCTTGACAACAGGTGGCCGGATGAAAAGAAAGATGCTGTCTTTCTTTTCATCAGACTTTTTATCTCATCGCATTATTTGGGTCACTGTTGGTTGTCCTGTCCTTGAATTTCTGTTTAGTAAAGAAGTGTTCTAAAATCATTTCTCTCACATTGTGACTGCAGTTCATTGGTGCACAAAGCCCTGATAAATGTGGTTGATATGGCTGCCAGTAGTGCACTGTCAGCTCCCATGATCCTAAATAACCACAGTCATAACAATGCCTGCGACCAGCCACAGCACTTCACAGCCATAAAGCCCCCCTGGCATGCACAATTTATCATACATTTCGCACTTTCACACAGTTCACAGAGAGACCTTCGTGTGCCATTAGTGTTACTTTGTGAAGAGGCCTTCTGACACGCGGCCTGATGCACCTTCCACCGCCCCACCATGTGGACCTGAAGGGAGAGCACAGAGATGTGGGCAATTTGGTTTGCGGCCGACACCCGGCGCTCTGAATAAATGATCTAAATGCTCGCCAGAGATTGTTTTGCCACTGCCGCCCCTCAGCGATGacacaaggggggggggggggggggggggggggggggggggggaactggCCCCCGGTGGCCCTGTGATGGCCAGCCAGGATGAATATGAGGAAATGAGGCAGACATCCAGTAAATAATAGTTGCCATTGTGCCCCTCAGCAAGCAGCGGGaccggggagggggggggggctctgcaTGATATGCCAGTGCCTGACATGGCACCCAGACCCAGCGCTGTCACCCCTGCGGAAACATCACCCTCGCCTCCACAATTTGTGCACTTAACACTTCAGTTGGCACATGACAGGTGCTTATTTCCCCGCGCTGGCTCTCCCCTCGCAGTGATGCCTCTGAGCCCAGGGCACACCCGGCATCTGGTATGGATGTCTGTCCGCGATGCTGCTCGCTGTAAGAGTGTGTGACTGCACCAGTGATACTCCACACATGTGCAGCTCACTGAGCACGGCCGCactgtgtgtttcatttcatgGGTGCGTGGGACAGCAGGGTCATGTGTTCAGGCCGGACTGGgactttttttcacaattatAACAGGCTTACAGGAATGGGAATCATTTAGCAGGTACTGGATCATTAACTGAGGAACATTTTAATCACAACCTCATGAAAAGTCAAAGAGTTCACCAAAGCCATCACAGTACTTCCTCTGTCCTACAccacagtctgatgttttccaCTAGGTAGAACATCTTCAACTGAGACTAAAGGTTCTTGGTTAATGCATTATAGTGGATATATTTCACTACTTTGGACCAAAAAGGTAGACTGATTAAAGAGCACTTTTCTTAAGGACTTAAGTGAGGTTAGGGTTAGTCATATGTTCTGTTCCCAAGTGATAAACCTTTCTTTATGTCTTATAATTGCGTTGTTGAAATCCTGTGAACCACATTTTTAATTACACTTCACTAcagttgtgtatttttgtatatgATATTACAATGTAGCTTTGAATCTTTGACTAgaatgcttttaaataaaatactatgtgagttactgtatgtatgtatgagcagaagtgtaaagtaactaagtactgtttcttaattacaattttgatATACTTtaactttacttgagtatttccaattTATGCTAATTTTTACaactactccactacagtttacaggtaaatggtgtacttttactccacttcatttatgtaatccctttagttactttacagatctggattaatgatggtaaatataatcagccctttaatcagactttagttcacctgcagtaaatccagcagctaccctgcagtatacaaagccattcaaactagctgcacctttaccagctctgagaacactttaatgatcaataattataaaacatatcagagatattattctgaaatggaccaatcaaacaatgactacttttactgtcgctactttaagtacatttagatgagagtactttctactttcactggaggaacattttgaatacttttactgtgacagagtattcctgcactctggtacttctagttaagtacaatatctgagtacttctacttttacttaagtacaagatctgagtacttctacttttactcaagtacaagacctaagtacttctacttttacttaagtacaagatctgagtacttctacttttactcaagtacaagacctaagtacttctacttttacttaagtacaagatctgagtacttctacttttactcaagtacaagacctaagtacttctacttttacttaagtacaagatctgagtacttctacttttactcaagtacaagatctgagtacttctcccacctctctgggtatatttgagtgttttattgtgaacacatcTTCACACTGAACCTTCCGCCCGAGCGGttgctcatgttttttttcctgactAGTTAAGTGAGGCATAATAATCATGGGACTTAATCATAGAGCTAAGAATGGAAGCAGCAGGGTATGCATACACCTCCCAGCAGCTATCAAATTAAACCCACATGTGCAGGATTCCCAAGATAATACTAAGATATATCTGCCTGATATTGATCGAGTTCACAGGTCTCCTATTAGGCCTGCATCACAGCTTCATTTTTATTGATCAGGTTCCTCTATGACAGAAGCTCCATCCACACAGCAGGCCATCGGTGCCCTGACCTGCAACTTCAGAAAGATTTTGTAATGTGCAGTTGGATGGCACACcatttatattatactgttataTTGTAACGGTGGAGGAGTTGCTGAAGTATCTGAGAATCCTCCTTCTTGAAGTGGCTGTAAGCTGTTTGGCCTTGAAAGAACCTACTCTCCCCAGTGttataaataattgaatgtCCTGTTGAGACTGTCTCTTACCTTGGCGCCCTAAATGACTTTCCTGGATATTGTAATCACACTTGTCATGCTTAAGTCCTTTGCTTCTTGTAGTCAAAGTCACGGTTTCATCCTCCACTCTCAAATCCCATGGCTGTGGTTGACAACAGAAGTGGGACTCCTCTTTTTGTCCTTGTCAATCACAAGCAGGCTGACGCCTCTCCTGCAGGCCAAAGGCAAGACTTCGGGGAGCGATTGTCAGGTGGCATTACTGTCCCACTAACGCTGCGAAAAGTCAGctttttaacattacaaaaaaatagTTGATATATTATTTAACACAGGGATCAGGCGCAATTTCTAGAAGGAGCTTGAGTTCTAAAATGCACGGCTGCAGCCAAGAATCCTGGGTGATGGTGAGGTGGC of the Eleginops maclovinus isolate JMC-PN-2008 ecotype Puerto Natales chromosome 4, JC_Emac_rtc_rv5, whole genome shotgun sequence genome contains:
- the tssk6 gene encoding testis-specific serine/threonine-protein kinase 6; translated protein: MNKVLMESRGYTFKSNLGEGMFGKVMSAYSTRLKRSVAIKVIDKRKVDVSYLAKFLSREREIIRSLNHPNIIKTLDIFEIHRNKVYVVMELCRKGDLLKHINAAGPLPEHAACRLFTQLCEAVQYLHNMDVVHRDLKCENLLLDKHHNLKVCDFGFSKRLTYAHGRVVLSETTCGTYSYVAPEISRNVPYDPRVSDVWSMAVVLYMMLHAAMPYDATNVRKMLRIQIQHIVNFPDVPSVSPEAKDLIRRMLDPAVEQRITIGNILQSSWMLLPARMEDSAEGPTQRAGSEQGGPSEEKDKEDEQLPKVNSEPGEGPSTSVPGH